DNA sequence from the Cucurbita pepo subsp. pepo cultivar mu-cu-16 chromosome LG06, ASM280686v2, whole genome shotgun sequence genome:
AATCTACTCCATATTTTCTTAGTATATCCTCGAATCACCGATCATGATGACGTCTCCTTTCTCATCGTGCTTTGTTTTGAAGATCCATTTAACCCCGATCCTTTTAGCACCATCTAGAAGCTCGGTTAAATGTCATGTTCTATTTCTTTATATAGCTTCAATTCCTTCTTTCACGGCTTTTTCCAAACTAGATTCTCTGCTGCTTCTTCACAGTGAAAAAGGATCATCTCCATTACTGCAAGTAAGGTGTAGTTCACACTCACTGTCAGATAACTCTTCACCCGTTACATAATCTAGCATCCAAAAAGGTCGAATACACCGCCTTCTTGGAAGTTATTGTTCCACGGCTTCTTCTTATTGGACAACTTCTTCTTGATGACCAACTGTCGTGTGGAAaatcattttctatttcttctgCTTAGTCATCGTCTCGTTCAACATTGATTTCATTATCATTCCAATTTCTCCGATTCCACCATTTATGCTCTTCAAATACAATATCTTGACTTCTAACTGTCTTATAGAGTCGATACAGTTTGGATTCCTCACTAACtcccaaaaacaaatacaGATTACACTTCATTCATCCAATTTAGTTCGAGAGTTATAGGCCGTATGCACATGAACCCCGcaaccaaaaactttgaaatatcACACGGGTCTTTTTCCGCTCCAAGCTTCCCGACTCTAGTGTCTTATTATGTACCGTTAATGCTAGACTTCTATTGAGAATATGGACTACCGAGTTCGACAGCTCAGGACCAAAAGTCCCTCTatgaaaattgtaaaaaaaaaaaaaaaaaaattaaaaaaatatcttaaatttattaataatttatttcaaaaatacggtccaaaaaataccctttaattttagaagtatttaaaaaatacccataaattaaaaaaaaattaattttaaactttttaaaaattaccaaagtacccttaaatttttatttaaaaaaattaaaaaatactctcgcCGTCCCtatcatgttttaaaaaatatttaaaaaaaaaatacaaaagtaatattaaaaagtttgaagataGATGTCAATAGACACAAGCTAAGAAGCACGACTTGATGAGCCTGCGTAGTATTGAGTTGTTGGTCAGGTAAAGGCTAACCAAGCCAATGATGCTTAACTAATGTTTTCGAATGATCAACCATACTGGGGCTGAGACACAGCCCGGACTTCCACGGGGGACAGCAGTGGGGAATCTTCCTCGTGTCAGCGGGATAGAGTAGCTAACCATACTGGGGCTGAGATATAGCCCGGACTTCCACGGGGGACAGCAGTGGGGAATCTTCCTCGTGTCAGCGGGATAGAGTAGCTACGGTTGTTTGGTGTCCCAAATTTGTACGGAGTtgttagttttaaaatttaaaaggtattttttaaacctaaaatattttaaattttttaatatatatatattttttaaagtcaaaccatatttgtgaaatattattaaaatttaaagatattttagaattagtatttttgttatttaatagttttattatttatttttgaagtgAACATTAATGGTAAGTAAACCGCACATCCAAACCGCGTAACCGGTCCGGTCTGAAAAATAAACCGCTTCGTCGGCACAAAACGGCTGCCAGTCtcagattttttttgaaaaaagggGACCAAGATAGAACCGCTGGTTTAACCAAAAGAGACTTCATCTACTGCTCTCCCGCCTCTTGGATTCGGAGTTACCCTGTCAGCTGCATCTTCTCTTCGCCACATTTCCTTTGCTCAAGTatgattctctctctctctctctctctctctctctcttgttaaTCTTTATTCtgttcattctttttcaaattcatttcttGTTGTCTGTCTGTTTGGTTTGCTGAGAAATTCGTGCTGAGAAACGAAGAACAATGTAGTGTTTTCGAGTTTTGTAGTTTCGTTGTTCagaattttgttttggagTCACTTGATTAGTTTGAATTAGCTGCTTATTTGTTGAATATGTCGAACTTGAGGTTTTTCCTAGACGGGAAGTTGCAGAGAGAATTATAGTGCTAGTGGTGTGAATATTTTTGGTTTTGTGTTCTTCTTGTGAAATGGAATTGATTTCTTCTAGTGAACTAAGTGTGCTTTTCGGTTCTTATCATTAGTTTTCGAAGCTTGGGAGTGTGGATTCCACGGGAATTTTCAGAATCTGGTAACACATGCGACCATCGGAACCCTAATTCTATCCggaatttagggttttttttttcgtgcCGGGCAGatgattattgaaaatagGAAAAGCAATGGGGATTTCACGGGACGTGCTTTGGAGGTCAAGTTCGTGAAGAGCGAGGCAGGGGAAAATGGAATCGGGATGGGGATTTTGAATGTTGTAACTGAAGGGGTTCCAGGAACTAGCGATGGTTTTCGAACTTACAAGAGGCGGAAGCAGACTAAGTTGACTTGTGGGAGCGAATGCAAAGGAAATGGCAAGACTCATGTAGAAGCTAGTGGTCAATTTGTGGTCCGTATTTCTCTCCCTCTTTCAATCTATtacaaattcaattaattatgtGCGCCTGTTCCATTTTACTCCAAATTAGTTTACCCTTGTATTCTTCTTGGCAgttttttgttggatttgaACTTAGGCCACGTACTTGTATTAGAGACTGTAAGTTTTATGAGATGTAATATATACAAATCGTGTTAAATTCATAAAAGTATCAAGGAAAAGTCGGAACGTGAAATTTTGGATTCTACACAGAATTTAACCTTTGAACACTGTATAAAACTTAAGAACACCTACTTTAAGTTGCTTTAAGTGCATATGTTCTTAAGGTAAAATAATGGTGGTTAGGAAAAGCTGTCGATCTGTTTTCGAATTTGACATTATCATACTGCCCCATACTAGGTGAAAAACTTGTAGGTGAACTGACTTTTGTTGTCGGATGGTAGGCGACTTTGGAATGTAGAGTTGCTGCAACCAGATTTAGTGTGATGAAACCCTTAAAGATTCATGATATTCTTTTGCTTTAGGAATTTGGAAGAATTAAtgctttttattgttttttggGGTAAAAGAAATGGTTAAGTTGTTATCTAATTTTCAAGTAATTATATTTGCAAACTATGGAGGCCTTAACCTTCTGTTTTTGTAGGTCTTCGGTGGTccttatttcaaattttccttgttatgatttttaaaaaataaataatccctCAGTTTAGCGATAAAATGCAGCTGTGTTGTGTTATCCGTTGATCATTTGATACTAATTGCAATTTACAAAGTGATTGTGGAACGATGTTCTTCATGGAAATGTGTACTGGAGAACTGTCTCAAAATTGTTGATGGGATTTATTTGGCTGGCAGTCATCAAAGAGAAAACGTATTATAGGATTGTGCAACTTTGGTCCTCTTGGGTATTAATTGTATAACTGGAAACCAGTTGGGGTTTTTCTTTGGAGAGAAACTCTCCGGTATTGAGTTTACTTGAGACAGGATCAAGTTGTTTGGCATTAGACTAGGCATGTCAAGATCATTgtggtttctttttctttagaatttttatGCTGGTGAAATTTTTGCATAAGTTTCTCTTTGCAGATATCTTAACGAAGTGAAAAGTTCATATTTATGATGCTTAActcatgttttttcttttgtaatattttaaagtataaCTTCTcatagtttttctttcaacttatGTGAATGTATTTTCTCACCTGGTATTCTTGAGATGATATacatttctttcttgtttgtCTGAAAAGCTAAGGGTCTATTTAGTATCTTATCAAGatgcaatattttattttcagattCAGAATCATTGAGTCATATGAACTATGTGAACTTTTGTTCGGTGGGTTTACTTCTGAAAGTAATATATGGATTCTATGACTTAGAAagtagaaattttgaaaacaatatTCTCATATTTTTAGTGCTGTCAGATTCGAAATCTGCTACTCAAAATAATGTAAACATGGAATACAACTCCATCTGTCATTAAATCCCTTATTTTCAATGCCTTTCTTGTCCTCGTGGCTAAGTTTCAAGTGTAGTATCTGTATAAATCcctcattttcaaatttatgctTTTTGGTCCCTAACCAAATGCACCCTAATCTAGGAATAAAGTTCAATCTTTTTGCTTGCTTGATGGTGTTTGGGAAGGATATTGCATTTATTGCACTCTAAGGAGAAATCTTGCAAGGGTTCTTCCAACTACCACAGTGTTCTTTGTGACAATGTTGTTAAGGGACGCATTGTCTTCCATTATTTGGAGCCTAGTTCTTTTAAAGCTTGGGCAGTTATTGGCTGAATGCCTAGCGCTATAAGGCCAAATTATTCAAATCTTGCTGTAATTAGAAATTTGTTTAGGGTGGAATAGGAACAATTTTTAGATAGGATTTCAAACATGCTGACcatgaaacaaaaagacaaaaatgaaCATGCTATATGAAATGACATTAATTGATTGGCAcattattttagaaatgaaGACCATGTCAAACCAAAGGACATAAAAATagagtattttatttatttatgtatctCTAAGAAGATTTAAACATGATTATCTATTCCTTTACCTTTGACAGGGATTTCTCTTATTGAGGTTATCTGGTATTCTTATTGCACCTGATTCCTAAACGCTTCACtgttattactattattactcttttctctctctctctctctctctctctctctcttatgcCTAACGTGTCATTAtcttcaaaagcattaaagtTTTCTTTGGTTTGTATTGAGGTTTTGTGCCCACTTTGTTATGTTATGGGAAGACTTTGCACGCCCCTATACTGACTTTAGAGACCTCAAGAACATCATTGTTTAGTTTCCACTTGGAGGTTTGAACTAAAACGTTGATGACTTTCCCCAACCATCTCAAATCCTTACTAACGGGGCTtctccttgggggccagtgGGCAGTTTAGTACACATTCTTTGGGTGATCACAAGTTCAAAGACAAAAAGGAAGTTATATGCTTTTGCGatgttttcttatttcatgGGAAGTTTGGTTGAAGATAAATGGAACAGTTTTCATACAAATATTGTAATCGTACAAATAAAACGAAGAACCATGTAATTTACATAGATTTATCTAATGCAACGgaccaaaaaataaagttcTCTATATTCTTGAAAGCTTAGGTGCTTTGGTATATGGTGcgttggtttttttttcttctcagtCTACTTCCATTTGTTTTCAGACTGTTGAAGAAACTTTACATTTGCTAAGAGGCAGTAACTCCTGTGATCATGTCCATCCTCCAATGGTCAATTTAGATGAGTCCCCTGATGACCTCTGGAGATCGGTTTTTTTAAAGCAGATGTGCCACTTATCAAGTGTCAATGGGGACAATGTACCGATGTGTGTCAATGATGGCCTTGCTACTAATTCAGGCGCCAATGACCCCTCAAGATTTAGGGTTAGCTCCAAATATGTTTTTCATGTAGATCTTATTCTGGaatcttttcttgttttggttcAGTTTTtaaatcactctcattcaCCTCCTGCAATATTTGCGCAGAAATTTGATGCTCAAGATGCAAACAGCAATAATGACCTTGCACGTACTGGATCAGTGTCTAGTACAGTTCAGATGGCATCTCATAGAGAGAATGGTGTTGTATCAAATGGATCATTAGAAAACCCAGACAGATGTAGTGTTAATGAGAGTTGCTGGCGAGCTTTCTTGAGTATTATAGATTCTCAGAAGTTTATCTCATTGTGTAAGCTTCTATCTGAAAATTTCAGAGGAATCAAGGCTGATAATGTTTTTGACTTTAGTCTTGTAAACTCAAGGATCAAAGAAGGAGCTTATGAAAATTCACCCACGCTCTTCCTCTCTGACGTACAACAGGCAATATTTGATTATCTTGTTTCACTTTTTATTCTTAcctttattttacatttttgctGAATTTCTTGcgagactttttatttatcacaAGTGCTTAGAAAATGagctaaatatttatttctggAGAAAAGAGAACCAACTTAAtgtttcttttccaatttttcatGTTTAATGCTTGCTTTCTTTGTATTTCTGACAGTCCCTATGTTCTATTTCAGCAGGCATTCTTTTACACACCTTTTTTCACATTATATTTTCATCGTTCATATTGAAAAATAGcttttatgaaattgtttatttcctttttgcaCTTTTGTTTCTACATTAGATATCATTTGGATTGTCGCTTCAAATATGCTATTCCCCATTTTCTGATTTCTAAACTCGGGGAAGTTTGGATACTATTTGTTGGTGTTGAAATTGTACTTTCAACCACAGCTATACTCCATTACTTTGTCTTGATTTTCCATTACATAACAATTatgtttgattttcttcaGATATGGAGAAAATTTCAAGCCATCGGTACAGAATTGGTATCATTGGCAGAAAGCCTCTCAGACTTCTCCAGAACTACTTATCGAGAAAAGGTGAAAACAAGTATCTTCAGCAATTGATATGATGCTATAAGAATTATAgactatatattttaatcatatctatcctattttcttttaaaatgcTATCTGGTTTAATCTGCAATCTATTGTGGTTACCACTGGTGTTTGACCCTTCtatctttgattttcttgcaATTTTCAACCATGTAGGTAGGAGTTTCAGGACGCAATGTATTTGAAGATGGAAAACATGAGGTAAAAGAGCTTGTATTATGCTgcattttgtattattttattgaaaaattgtacaaaaatttaataactatATTGCTTTAGACAAATATATGGGAAAAGGAAGATTGAAGCACTAAGACACCACGTTGTTCAGGTGTTGTTTAACTAGACTGGATTTAACTTTCATTTAGTTGTAGAACTTTGTCTATTCAAATTAAGTTCTTTTGTAATTGTAGGCTAAGTTTTAGACTATTTGTACCCTAAGTGAATTACCCTTAGCTCGGTTCATCCTTAATAATCACAACATCATGTACCACTGTCTTCAACTGCTCCACTATCACCTCATATGGGTCTTGGTATCTTGGCATCATAGGTCTACCTTTTGAATTATCAACCTCATCTATTTGGTGTTTCGTGCATGTAGGACTCTTTCACGTCCATCTGTGTTAATTaaggttattttttataagaagcATCCTATTGATGTGCAACAAGTCATCTCCAAATGCCTAAAATAGTGGGATAAtggtatttgtttttgtttttcttttttataagaaatagaGACCATATATTGTAGGTAAGAAGATACAATAGAGGGGAGATGAGGAGTCCCCCTGAGACCAAAGGGCTACAAAAAGGAGGCCCAAGTGGCATGTTATTTGtttgatataaaaattaagactTTCTTTGGAAGGCTACATGAAAGGGAgctcaaaaatatattttaaaaattatatacttGAATTTGTTTTAGTTCTTTAAAAATGGTATATCTCACATGTCGCCTATGTCATGCTTGAGATACAGATATTCAGATTGATATTTATGGGAATAATATACTGCATTTTCCCGTTGGCTTCCTTTCTCTTGTATGGTTCTCTCCCACTCTATTGGTTCTGTAGAGTTAAAAGGTTCTGGTTTTTGCATCTTGtatttctccttttttatattttatattaaggTCTCTCCTAAGAGTCTTGTCCCCACTCTTCAGTATGTTATCACTTAACATCAGAGGGTAAACTAGAATTCCCACTTAGAACAtgaaaatttcttcatccCCGAGAGGTATTTCTTACCAGtagttttgaaatatgaagGTAAAAAGCAACTACATTTGTCTTATCATAGTTCAATGATTAAGGCACCAATTGCCATTCTAAAGATCAATGGTTCGACCCCCCACCTTGCAAGTTGTACTAAAAATATTGTATGTATATTATGATTGGATATCAACGTGTAACAATTATGAATGCACCTTGTCCTCACATTGTGGGTCTTAAGTTCATTCATTTGTTTAAAGGGTTTGTAACATCATCAAAGCTAATTTACTAATTGCCTCTTGAATTCATCTGTATAGAGttggattttaaaatgttttgttatttttactGACATGCAAATTTCTTGTCCATTTAGTCCTCTACTTGGGAATCACCCTCTCATGCTAAAGCAGAGCATATGGATGGTTATGGTGCGTATAAAGTTTGTGCCTGCAGAAGTTGTGGAGAGAAAGCAGAAGGGATTAATTGTCTGGTTTGTGATTCATGCGAGGAAATTTACCATATATCCTGCATCAAACCTCCCGTCAAAGAGATTCCCCTTAAGAGTTGGTACTGTGCGAGTTGCACTGGAAGTGGATTTAGTTTGCGTCATGACAACTGTGTTGTGTGTGAGAGGTTGAATACGCCCACAATGCTAGCCAATGGAGTTGGTGAAATTCTGGAAACAAGTGAACACAATCATTTTCATGGGGACGACAATCCGAATTATTGTACGGATGATGGATTTGAACAACTAAAGGACAGCCAAGATTTAGGCCCTTGCAAAATTTGTGGAAATGGAGTAGAAGGCGGTGATAAATATAGAATGTGTAGCCACCTATTCTGCCCTCATCAATTTTATCACACCAGGTGCTTGACTAAAAACCAGTTAAAATCTTACGATACATGCTGGTATTGCCCTTCTTGTCTTTGCAGAGCATGCCTCATAAATCAAGACGACGACAAGATTGTTTTATGCGATGGTTGTGATCACGGATACCACATTTATTGTATGAGACCCCCACTTGCTGCAATTCCAAAAGGACAATGGTTTTGTAGCAAATGTGAAGCTGGAATCCAGGCAATTCGCAGGGTGAAAATGGCGTAtgagaattttgaaaacaagCGAAGTAAGAGAGGTAAAGATACATTTGGAAAGTCGGGCAAGAAACGGATCAATGGAGGTGATGAAGAATCGGATACAGGCAGGGGAGGAATGGATATGCTTCTTACAGCAGCCAAGACTCTAAATTACGAGGAGGGTCTGACTAACCTTTGATATAAATAGCTGATTCGAAGAAAGGTCTGGAGCACGAAAAATTCCATGAGACTGATTACACATTTTAATTCTTgtagaattttgttttaatatgtTCATGGACGTAATATTCATTAGTTTTTGGACATTTAGGTATGCTGACTTTTTGGGAAATTGTAACTTGGAATGATATCTGTAGGCTGTGTAAAAGAAACTTGGCACATCTTCAAATGAGGAGTCTGAGAAACCAGGATGCTGTTTGATAAAAGGAGATCCAGGTGAGAATCAAACTTGTATTGTTTTTTACTCATTTTGTACCATGAAGTATATAATCTCCAGGGATTGTGACAATGCTGATGTTTTGGTTCTGTTGTAAAATCCATTTAACACAATGGCAATCAAAGGAAACGAAGCCTTTTTGTATGCATTTTTAGGCATTCTTTATTACTATAATTGGCATTTGATATCTTACATGAATATTTATTCTACCATTTTTTGTAatgtatgttatatttttgGGATTTTGTATCTATCTACGTTGAAGTCTCTGTTTATTCAACATATTTTATGCTTCCATATGATAATCATGTACAGCTAACTGAGCTTCTCATTTTGTTTGGTATCTATGGAACATTGTTTATATGGAATTAGCTTAAGGTCTTCTTCAAGTTATGGCATTAGTTAGATCACCATATGTAACTGTGCTTCCTTTTGGCCTCTCCAGTAGTGTCTTTCATGGTCTTCTTTTAGTTATGggttaaatattcaaaagaaGATGCTAGTGAAGTTGGAATTTTTAGTAGTATCTGAATGCGATGAAATTTAAGTTTCTGAACTTCTGGTAACTCATAAATGTGAAGGCCCATCTCTCCATTAGCTTAGTTTCGTAGCTCAGCTACGAGGGAGTAGGAATATACCAAGTGGGGAACATAGAGATGTCCACAGGTGAGTAGGGATTGGGAAGCCTTCTCTATCCTCGCCCCTACTTTATATTTCAATCCTTAGGTAGGAACATGGATGAAGAATATAATCTTAGTCATTGACATCATTTAGCTATCTAAAAGAaatctctctattttcttctcattttatgttttcatttcATGTTTAAATGAGGATTTCTTACCCGAGGTCCTACCAGTTAAATGAACATTTCTAGATGAACATTGCCATAAATGGGCAGATATGCTTCAATTGGTTCTGTCGTCATGGGTGGAAACAGAGATATAGTCCACTCCTGGGGGTAGAAAGATCTGAAATGGTGTTCCCATGAAGATGTTCTAAACTAAGAAATATGGTCCACGGTGAAGGTTGAATCAGTAGATGCAAATTTGAGACAATTTGGTTCATCAAGTACTCACAATTAGGGAGTAAATTCAAGTGGGGAATAAGACATGTTTAGGATCTCAAAGTTAAGTATCTCATGAAATGGCAGCAGGCTCCTTATACTGGCCTTGTTCCTTGTGCAATCaagtataaaatatattacatGAGATGGCATTAGGATTGCAATACTGGGCGCAATTAGATTATAAGAGATGACCTTACAAGTTATTTTCAAGATATCTAATACTTGATTGATATACATCACAATCATGACAAACTATAATTGATGATCGTATTAGAAGCCACCTTTCATtacatatcaaaatttcatctCTCGTCTGCCAAATCCTTTGTTACAACAAATCATCATTATGACCACTCACTGACATGGCGAGGAGTCTTTGAGGAAGGACACAACGAAGACAACAGAAAGCAACCTGTgaacaaattcaagatgaGTGGCAAGTCCAGTTTGTCGCAGGTTAATAGTGTGACTTCATTAAGCCTTGTCATCCCTGGCTCAGCTCTCGCATGTCCGGGGTCAGGTCCAATTAGATCAACCAGCAACCAGTTTACAGAACAAGGATAAAAGAACCCTGCTGAAACTTGAGTAAAAAGGGTATTCAACTCCAAGAATTAGCTGGTTGGAAGGGATTGTGCCATCTAATTTTCCAAAGGACTTGTGTTCAGGTTGACTGGGTGAGCGGGATTGCTTTTCTGCAATCTGTTTTCCCCTTTGATATATTCTCTATGG
Encoded proteins:
- the LOC111797167 gene encoding PHD finger protein EHD3-like; protein product: MIIENRKSNGDFTGRALEVKFVKSEAGENGIGMGILNVVTEGVPGTSDGFRTYKRRKQTKLTCGSECKGNGKTHVEASGQFVTVEETLHLLRGSNSCDHVHPPMVNLDESPDDLWRSVFLKQMCHLSSVNGDNVPMCVNDGLATNSGANDPSRFRKFDAQDANSNNDLARTGSVSSTVQMASHRENGVVSNGSLENPDRCSVNESCWRAFLSIIDSQKFISLCKLLSENFRGIKADNVFDFSLVNSRIKEGAYENSPTLFLSDVQQIWRKFQAIGTELVSLAESLSDFSRTTYREKVGVSGRNVFEDGKHESSTWESPSHAKAEHMDGYGAYKVCACRSCGEKAEGINCLVCDSCEEIYHISCIKPPVKEIPLKSWYCASCTGSGFSLRHDNCVVCERLNTPTMLANGVGEILETSEHNHFHGDDNPNYCTDDGFEQLKDSQDLGPCKICGNGVEGGDKYRMCSHLFCPHQFYHTRCLTKNQLKSYDTCWYCPSCLCRACLINQDDDKIVLCDGCDHGYHIYCMRPPLAAIPKGQWFCSKCEAGIQAIRRVKMAYENFENKRSKRGKDTFGKSGKKRINGGDEESDTGRGGMDMLLTAAKTLNYEEGLTNL